The following are from one region of the Candidatus Methylacidiphilales bacterium genome:
- a CDS encoding biotin/lipoyl-binding protein, translated as MGAQMFSEAWHRVAASRAQLNPAAEVSRQTFRGEIWYVIRDPFSNRFFRLQSSAWNFLARLRTDRTIDQVWRECLELFPGDSPGQQDVIRLLAQLTEANLMVSDLPPDAGKLYERRRKADEKELGSKWLNFLFLRMHLLDPNPFLERLLPWFRPFFSRWFFVVWLLLVLNGVKLALEHWDAVRDQSQAIFSPSNFFLFYFCGVLTKFWHELGHALVCKRYGGEVRTFGVMLMILTPLPYVDVSSSTGFTDSRRRMLVAAAGMIFEFFLAALAMLVWASTGPGMINSMAYNIVVLASVTTLLFNINPLLRFDGYYIFSDWVQIPNLGQRSTLHLKYLLEHYVFRSRFAVGVARSPAEARWLGVYGVTSGLYRIVLLWSIFFVLAEHFLGLGLVLAAVTVVLWVVVPSVRFVRYILHDPVLEAVRSRAITLTFGGLAVILVFLWLIPFPNHFRADGVVEASRYARIFAESEGRVEKIVVPSGEVVHKGDLLMVLSNPQLDCDIEAANAQVRECEARLQGVTMEARVELQPAESEMDAARGNLKRAESLKSRLEIRAPFDGVWAAPGVQDTLGAWMQRGNQLGEVIDPAAYRFVAVVSQQQASELFSKRLRGGKVRLRGQSGTALPARQFRIVPAEQKILPSAALGWSAGGDVKTEKNDASGLKAEDPFFLVYADLQARPGIALMQRRTGVLRFDLKWEPLLSQWSRSLRQVFQEKIRN; from the coding sequence ATGGGCGCGCAAATGTTCAGCGAGGCGTGGCACCGCGTGGCGGCAAGCCGTGCGCAACTCAATCCGGCTGCCGAGGTTTCGCGCCAGACATTCCGCGGTGAAATCTGGTACGTGATCCGCGACCCGTTCAGCAACCGCTTTTTCCGCCTGCAAAGTTCCGCCTGGAATTTTCTGGCCCGATTGCGCACGGACCGGACCATCGACCAGGTTTGGCGCGAGTGCCTGGAGTTGTTTCCCGGCGATTCCCCCGGGCAGCAGGATGTGATCCGGCTGCTGGCACAGCTCACCGAGGCGAATCTCATGGTTTCGGATCTTCCGCCGGATGCGGGCAAGCTCTACGAACGCCGCCGGAAGGCCGATGAAAAGGAACTTGGCAGCAAATGGCTGAATTTCCTTTTTTTGCGCATGCATCTGCTGGACCCCAATCCTTTCCTGGAACGCTTGTTGCCCTGGTTCCGCCCGTTTTTTTCGCGCTGGTTTTTTGTGGTCTGGCTTTTGCTGGTGCTCAACGGCGTGAAGCTGGCGCTCGAACATTGGGACGCTGTCCGGGACCAGTCGCAGGCCATTTTTTCACCCTCGAATTTTTTCCTGTTTTATTTTTGCGGTGTCCTGACAAAATTCTGGCACGAACTCGGCCATGCGCTGGTTTGCAAGCGCTACGGCGGCGAGGTGAGAACGTTCGGAGTGATGTTGATGATCCTGACTCCCCTGCCCTATGTGGACGTGTCTTCGAGCACGGGTTTTACCGATTCGCGGCGTCGGATGCTGGTGGCGGCTGCGGGCATGATCTTTGAATTCTTTCTCGCCGCCCTCGCGATGCTGGTATGGGCCTCAACCGGGCCCGGCATGATCAACAGCATGGCCTACAACATCGTGGTGCTGGCGTCGGTGACCACCCTGCTTTTCAACATCAACCCCCTGCTCCGCTTTGACGGCTATTATATCTTCAGCGACTGGGTACAGATTCCAAACCTGGGCCAGCGCTCCACACTGCATCTGAAATATCTGCTCGAGCATTATGTCTTCCGCTCCCGTTTTGCGGTCGGCGTCGCGAGATCGCCCGCCGAGGCGCGCTGGCTTGGCGTTTATGGGGTAACCAGCGGCTTGTATCGCATTGTTTTGTTGTGGAGCATTTTCTTCGTCCTTGCGGAACATTTTTTGGGCCTCGGATTGGTGCTGGCCGCCGTGACCGTGGTGCTTTGGGTCGTGGTCCCGTCCGTCCGCTTCGTGCGATATATCCTGCACGATCCCGTGCTTGAGGCGGTCCGCTCGAGAGCAATCACACTAACATTTGGCGGGCTGGCCGTGATCCTGGTCTTTCTCTGGCTGATCCCATTCCCCAATCATTTTCGCGCGGACGGAGTGGTGGAAGCCTCGCGTTATGCCCGTATTTTTGCGGAGTCGGAAGGGCGCGTGGAAAAGATTGTCGTGCCCTCGGGTGAGGTCGTGCACAAAGGCGACTTGTTGATGGTTCTGTCCAATCCCCAGCTCGATTGTGACATCGAAGCCGCGAACGCCCAGGTGCGCGAGTGCGAGGCTCGCCTGCAGGGTGTGACCATGGAGGCGCGGGTGGAACTGCAACCCGCCGAGTCGGAAATGGACGCTGCCCGAGGAAATCTCAAACGCGCCGAAAGCCTGAAGTCGCGGCTGGAAATACGCGCGCCGTTTGACGGCGTCTGGGCGGCCCCCGGCGTACAGGACACCCTGGGCGCGTGGATGCAGCGGGGGAACCAACTCGGCGAGGTGATCGATCCCGCCGCGTACCGTTTTGTTGCTGTTGTCAGCCAGCAGCAGGCGTCGGAACTGTTTTCCAAACGTTTGCGCGGCGGCAAGGTTCGTTTGCGCGGCCAGAGCGGCACGGCCCTGCCCGCCAGGCAGTTCCGGATTGTGCCGGCGGAACAAAAAATCCTGCCCTCGGCGGCGCTGGGCTGGTCGGCCGGAGGTGATGTGAAGACGGAAAAAAATGACGCCAGCGGATTGAAAGCCGAGGATCCGTTCTTTCTGGTCTATGCCGATTTGCAGGCGCGTCCAGGCATTGCCCTGATGCAGCGCCGGACCGGGGTACTGCGCTTCGACCTCAAATGGGAACCGTTGCTCAGCCAGTGGAGCCGGAGCCTGCGACAGGTGTTTCAGGAAAAAATCCGGAACTAA